A stretch of Oikeobacillus pervagus DNA encodes these proteins:
- a CDS encoding sensor domain-containing diguanylate cyclase produces MRAKQTMEKYSIRFWITSLILLSMFLTLGLCIIVVYKLTQQTLITNTLEINQGYAEKVAKTTEQFFNQSKSTLSAYSAEMVTNRHDPEELQHEIDEIYYSSKQFNSVLFADPNGRIITSSPQSLNLKNQTIKTAGSKQALQERSLIVSDPHKGISGKLTILVSTPVWGRNGEYLGFLGGSILLEENDALDSILKDHFYQDDSYLFVVCPSGNIIYHPNLKRIGESVIKNEAVQQVLKGKQGARRVLNTQNMDMLAGYSPVKSSGWGIISQTPTESTVNPSTHLIKYMLLYTSPFFLLFLFLALWLAKTIITPLKELAAYSENLCVGDFKQPMPNISPWYKEAEMLYKATALGVNSLKQQINHLSKEAYTDPLTQLANQRTIRMLISDWIGNHNKFAIIFIDLDSFKKVNDTYGHDTGDQVLKFLAKTMESEVRKQDICCRYGGEEFVILLPETNKHTALNVAERVRRKMAITPSPTGKIVTLSAGVAAYPADGDCFTDLFKAADKALYQAKRQGRNRIVVVE; encoded by the coding sequence ATGAGAGCGAAACAAACTATGGAAAAGTACTCCATTCGTTTTTGGATCACATCATTAATCCTACTTTCCATGTTCCTGACTTTAGGATTATGTATTATTGTTGTATACAAGCTAACACAACAAACATTGATTACAAACACATTAGAAATCAATCAAGGCTATGCTGAAAAAGTGGCCAAAACGACCGAACAATTTTTTAATCAATCAAAATCTACATTAAGTGCTTATTCAGCTGAAATGGTAACAAATCGTCATGATCCTGAAGAATTACAGCATGAGATTGATGAAATCTATTATAGTAGCAAACAATTCAATTCCGTCCTTTTTGCTGATCCGAACGGGAGGATTATTACTTCTTCCCCACAATCATTAAATTTAAAGAATCAAACAATCAAAACTGCTGGGAGCAAACAAGCATTACAAGAGCGAAGTTTAATCGTTTCCGACCCACATAAGGGAATATCCGGAAAGTTGACCATCCTTGTTTCAACGCCAGTTTGGGGGAGAAATGGAGAATATCTTGGCTTTCTTGGTGGTTCCATTTTACTAGAAGAAAATGATGCACTTGATAGCATTTTAAAGGATCACTTTTACCAAGATGACTCCTATCTATTCGTTGTTTGCCCTAGTGGGAACATTATTTATCACCCGAACCTAAAGAGAATAGGTGAATCTGTTATAAAAAATGAGGCTGTTCAACAAGTATTAAAAGGAAAACAAGGGGCTAGGCGAGTATTAAACACCCAAAATATGGACATGCTTGCTGGTTACTCACCCGTTAAAAGTAGTGGTTGGGGGATTATTTCTCAAACACCAACAGAATCTACGGTGAATCCTTCCACCCATTTAATCAAGTATATGTTACTTTACACTAGTCCATTTTTCTTATTATTTCTTTTTCTTGCACTATGGTTAGCTAAAACGATTATTACACCTTTAAAAGAGCTTGCCGCATACTCAGAAAACCTTTGTGTTGGAGATTTTAAGCAACCAATGCCGAATATTTCACCTTGGTATAAAGAAGCCGAAATGTTGTATAAAGCAACTGCTCTCGGTGTTAATTCTTTAAAGCAACAAATTAATCACTTATCAAAGGAAGCTTATACGGATCCTTTAACACAGCTTGCAAATCAGAGAACAATTAGAATGTTAATCAGTGATTGGATTGGCAATCATAATAAATTCGCCATCATTTTTATCGATTTGGATTCTTTTAAAAAAGTGAATGATACATACGGTCATGATACAGGGGATCAAGTATTAAAATTTCTAGCAAAAACGATGGAATCCGAAGTGCGTAAACAAGATATTTGTTGCCGCTACGGTGGGGAGGAATTTGTCATTTTACTTCCCGAAACAAATAAGCATACTGCTTTGAACGTAGCCGAAAGAGTGCGGCGAAAAATGGCTATCACCCCAAGCCCTACTGGAAAAATTGTCACCTTATCAGCTGGAGTCGCAGCATATCCAGCAGATGGTGATTGTTTTACCGATTTATTTAAAGCTGCAGACAAAGCATTATACCAAGCGAAGCGACAAGGAAGAAACCGCATCGTCGTGGTTGAATAG
- a CDS encoding EAL domain-containing protein has translation MFNKKESKAIILLVFGILLLFGVRLFHDSIYTIFEPKNFLSYHTLLELFSIAVAFSIAIQGWMIFPHTLSRHRLIIAGIFLIISIFDSFHILSYNGMPFFITESSVAKATWFWIISRLTLALGLLLIFSKKDGEVNQKTRPIIFAVSALYVSITSFCIMFYSEKLPVLVIDGKGSTALKITFEYLISFLFLCSMVQLYRFYQKNKNPSYLTLIIALGFSFITELIFTLYKSVYDFDNLLGHIYKVISYYFIMKGIYVSTIEEPYLKQKETKDALKESEERLNTIVNMVPTGITITDASGRFIYANRAAKSLLNIKKGELLSEIIKKKSCKAKLSNTITQVHSYTRENHDVFITVTGNDNKQHTLSVNSAPILDKDQQVFNTIYSFTDLTDLIQAQKKINYLAYHDELTGLPNRYFLKERLIKLMKDIEDTPDISIMLFNLNRFKNVNDSLGNEIGDMFLQTVAKRLQVFCEQHHLLAIRMGGDEFAILQTDATDIPYVVRIVKKITKRLQDPMIAKGYKFHIDASVGIAMYKKEIANEEQLLKQANIAMHEAKRNGQSYMVFHPDMKKELYENIILENDLRHAIERNELVLYYQPQVNSHTGKIFGVEALIRWGHSEKGMISPEKFIPIAEESGLIVPIGKWVLEQACQQMKEWHNEGLPLIRVSVNLSLRQFFQDDLIDTVANALKTSGLDPKFLELEITESMTMNVDRTIIMLKKLKNLGVRIAIDDFGTGYSSLSYLHQFPIDQLKIDQSFIRNLQIDSQNEAIVETIISMAHHLRLELIAEGVETKDQMEFLHQFQCNGIQGFLISKPLPAEELAQLIKSSDSIKKVCSI, from the coding sequence ATGTTCAATAAAAAGGAATCAAAAGCCATTATTTTATTGGTTTTTGGGATCTTGCTTTTATTTGGGGTCCGCCTATTTCACGATTCCATCTATACTATTTTTGAGCCCAAAAATTTCTTGTCTTATCATACATTACTTGAATTATTTAGCATTGCCGTCGCATTTTCGATTGCCATTCAAGGGTGGATGATCTTTCCTCACACTTTATCTCGACATCGCTTAATAATCGCCGGGATTTTTTTGATTATTTCAATATTTGACAGCTTCCACATCTTATCCTATAACGGGATGCCTTTCTTTATTACAGAAAGTTCAGTAGCAAAAGCCACTTGGTTTTGGATTATTTCAAGATTAACGTTAGCATTGGGCTTACTCCTGATTTTTTCTAAAAAGGATGGTGAAGTGAATCAAAAGACTCGTCCTATCATCTTTGCAGTTTCTGCTTTATATGTTTCCATCACCAGTTTTTGTATTATGTTTTATTCTGAAAAACTACCTGTATTAGTCATTGACGGAAAAGGTTCGACTGCTCTTAAAATAACGTTTGAATACCTGATTAGTTTTTTGTTTTTATGCAGCATGGTACAACTTTATCGTTTTTACCAAAAAAACAAAAATCCTTCCTATCTTACTCTCATCATTGCTTTAGGATTTTCATTTATAACCGAGCTCATTTTCACATTATACAAAAGTGTCTATGATTTCGATAATTTGCTTGGCCATATTTACAAAGTGATTAGCTATTATTTTATTATGAAAGGCATCTATGTAAGTACGATCGAGGAGCCTTATTTAAAACAAAAGGAAACGAAAGATGCCCTTAAAGAAAGTGAAGAACGACTGAATACGATTGTAAATATGGTACCGACTGGAATTACAATTACAGATGCAAGTGGACGATTTATTTATGCGAATAGAGCAGCCAAATCGTTATTAAATATAAAGAAAGGTGAACTTCTTTCCGAAATCATTAAGAAAAAAAGTTGCAAGGCAAAATTATCAAATACGATCACTCAAGTACATTCATATACCCGAGAAAATCATGACGTTTTCATTACAGTGACGGGAAACGACAACAAACAACATACTTTATCCGTTAATTCTGCACCTATTCTCGATAAAGATCAGCAAGTGTTCAACACCATTTATTCATTTACGGATCTGACTGATTTAATTCAAGCTCAAAAAAAAATCAATTATTTAGCCTATCATGATGAACTTACCGGATTACCGAATCGATATTTTTTAAAGGAAAGATTAATCAAATTAATGAAAGATATAGAGGATACTCCCGATATCTCCATAATGTTATTTAATTTAAATCGCTTTAAAAATGTAAACGATTCATTAGGGAATGAAATTGGAGATATGTTCCTTCAAACTGTAGCCAAAAGATTGCAAGTATTTTGTGAACAACATCATTTGCTAGCCATCCGAATGGGTGGAGATGAGTTTGCCATTTTACAAACAGATGCCACAGATATCCCGTATGTTGTAAGAATAGTGAAGAAAATAACGAAGCGTTTGCAAGATCCCATGATTGCAAAAGGATATAAATTTCATATAGATGCTTCAGTTGGAATTGCTATGTACAAAAAGGAAATTGCGAATGAGGAACAATTATTAAAACAAGCCAATATTGCCATGCACGAGGCGAAACGAAATGGTCAATCCTATATGGTTTTTCATCCCGATATGAAAAAAGAATTATATGAAAATATTATTCTTGAGAATGACTTACGACATGCAATTGAACGAAACGAACTTGTCCTATATTATCAGCCACAAGTGAATAGTCATACGGGGAAAATCTTTGGTGTAGAAGCCTTAATTCGCTGGGGTCATTCTGAAAAAGGGATGATCTCACCGGAAAAATTCATCCCAATTGCTGAAGAATCTGGCTTAATTGTTCCAATTGGAAAATGGGTTCTTGAACAAGCTTGCCAACAAATGAAAGAATGGCATAACGAAGGCCTCCCTTTGATCCGTGTATCGGTTAACTTATCATTACGACAATTTTTTCAGGACGATTTAATCGACACTGTAGCTAATGCATTAAAAACATCCGGATTGGATCCAAAATTCCTTGAACTTGAAATAACTGAAAGCATGACAATGAATGTGGACCGTACCATTATCATGTTGAAGAAATTAAAAAATCTAGGGGTTCGAATTGCTATCGATGACTTTGGAACAGGCTATAGCTCATTAAGCTATTTGCATCAATTTCCGATTGACCAACTAAAGATTGATCAATCGTTTATCCGTAATTTACAAATAGATTCTCAGAATGAAGCCATTGTCGAAACGATCATTTCCATGGCTCATCACTTAAGATTAGAGTTAATTGCTGAAGGGGTTGAAACAAAAGACCAGATGGAATTTTTGCATCAGTTTCAATGCAATGGAATTCAAGGATTTCTCATTAGTAAGCCATTACCTGCGGAGGAGTTAGCGCAATTAATAAAAAGTTCGGACTCCATCAAGAAGGTTTGTAGCATTTAG
- a CDS encoding diphthine--ammonia ligase — MKKRIALSWSGGKDSCITLDRLVKESFEVACLVTTVPKNSGRTFAHGEKKELIQLQSEALHLPVHWIDCALEHYTENFIESLKELKSTYQLTSVAFGDLYLDGHREWGENVAKAAGLEALYPIWIGSEKASLQSLQTFVQSQYNAVIVKVRSDCLNEDWLGRELDQKFVQEIRQMDVCPMGENGEYHTFVYNGPLFEKKIDLSFGEVQSNDTSKRLEIADFSLKEKA, encoded by the coding sequence ATGAAAAAAAGAATTGCATTGTCCTGGAGTGGCGGAAAAGATAGTTGTATCACACTTGATAGACTCGTTAAAGAAAGCTTTGAAGTGGCTTGCCTTGTCACAACCGTTCCTAAAAATAGCGGAAGAACCTTCGCACACGGAGAAAAGAAGGAATTAATTCAATTGCAAAGCGAAGCCCTTCACCTTCCAGTCCATTGGATTGATTGTGCACTCGAGCATTATACAGAAAACTTTATTGAATCACTGAAAGAATTGAAAAGCACCTATCAATTAACATCTGTCGCTTTCGGCGATCTCTACTTAGATGGACATCGTGAATGGGGGGAAAATGTCGCAAAAGCGGCAGGACTAGAAGCTCTCTATCCCATTTGGATCGGCTCAGAAAAGGCATCCTTACAATCTCTCCAAACCTTCGTTCAATCCCAATACAATGCGGTCATCGTTAAAGTAAGGTCAGATTGCTTAAACGAAGATTGGCTTGGAAGAGAGCTCGATCAAAAATTTGTTCAAGAAATTCGTCAAATGGATGTATGTCCTATGGGAGAAAACGGAGAGTATCATACTTTTGTTTATAATGGGCCGCTTTTCGAAAAGAAAATAGACCTATCTTTTGGAGAAGTTCAATCAAATGACACTTCAAAGCGCCTGGAAATAGCTGATTTTTCCTTAAAAGAAAAAGCCTAA
- a CDS encoding TIGR00730 family Rossman fold protein — MKSICIFAGSSLGNKNEYKAAAIQTGKIMADQGIRLIYGGSKKGLMGEVANEVLMNGGEVIGVMPRGLSNGENVHGQLTELIAVDSMHERKAKMHNLADGFIALPGGLGTFEELFEVLCWSQIGIHQKPVGLLNSCGYYDPVLNIIQHSILEGFVNKIHQKIMNTSSDPEELIKMMSMYSPPNMELKWKTGE, encoded by the coding sequence ATGAAATCGATTTGTATTTTTGCTGGCTCAAGTCTTGGGAATAAAAATGAATATAAAGCAGCAGCTATTCAAACCGGAAAGATCATGGCAGACCAAGGAATTCGCTTAATTTATGGGGGATCAAAAAAAGGGCTAATGGGGGAAGTGGCAAATGAAGTATTAATGAACGGGGGAGAGGTCATCGGGGTTATGCCGAGGGGATTATCAAATGGGGAGAACGTCCATGGGCAGTTAACAGAGTTAATAGCGGTGGATAGTATGCATGAAAGAAAGGCTAAGATGCACAATCTAGCAGATGGTTTTATCGCCTTACCAGGTGGACTTGGAACGTTCGAGGAATTATTTGAAGTATTATGTTGGTCACAAATTGGTATCCACCAAAAACCGGTAGGATTATTAAATAGTTGTGGTTATTATGATCCGGTGCTTAATATTATTCAACATAGTATTCTAGAGGGATTCGTTAATAAAATTCATCAGAAAATTATGAACACTTCTTCTGATCCTGAAGAACTGATCAAGATGATGAGCATGTACTCTCCGCCCAATATGGAGTTGAAATGGAAAACAGGAGAGTAA
- a CDS encoding ABC-F family ATP-binding cassette domain-containing protein — MSILSVKNLSHGFGDRAIFNDVSFRLLKGEHIGLIGANGEGKSTFMNIITGKLQPDEGKVEWSKKVRVGYLDQHAVLEKGMTIRDVLKGAFQYLFDIEAEMNELFGKMGDASPEELEQLLEETGTMQDLLTNNDFYLIDAKIEEIARGLGLDDIGLDRDVHDLSGGQRTKILLAKLLLEKPDILLLDEPTNYLDEQHIEWLKRYLQAYENAFILISHDIPFLNSVINLIYHMENQELNRYVGDYNNFLKVYEMKKQQLEAAFKKQQQEIAELKDFVARNKARVSTRNMAMSRQKKLDKMDIIELAAEKPKPEFHFKEARTSGKIIFETQDLVIGYNEPLSKSLNLRMERGQKIALVGANGIGKTTLLKSILGEIQPISGSVQRGDYLHTGYFEQEMKQRNYNTCIDEVWNEFPSFTQYEVRATLAKCGLTTKHIESKVEVLSGGEKAKVRLCKLINMETNLLVLDEPTNHLDIEAKEELKRALQAYKGSILLICHEPDFYQDLVTDVWNCESWTTKVF; from the coding sequence ATGAGCATATTATCTGTTAAAAACTTAAGCCACGGTTTTGGAGATCGGGCAATTTTTAATGATGTATCTTTCCGACTGTTAAAGGGAGAGCATATTGGACTTATCGGAGCAAATGGTGAGGGAAAGTCAACATTTATGAACATTATTACCGGCAAACTTCAACCTGATGAAGGGAAAGTGGAATGGTCTAAAAAAGTACGTGTAGGTTATTTAGACCAGCATGCCGTCCTTGAGAAAGGAATGACCATTCGTGATGTTCTCAAGGGCGCCTTCCAGTATTTATTTGATATTGAAGCAGAAATGAATGAACTTTTTGGGAAAATGGGAGACGCATCCCCTGAAGAACTTGAACAGCTTTTAGAAGAAACCGGAACGATGCAGGATCTATTAACCAACAATGATTTCTATTTGATTGATGCAAAAATAGAGGAAATTGCCCGCGGTCTTGGCCTAGATGATATTGGATTAGACCGGGATGTGCATGATTTAAGCGGGGGGCAAAGAACAAAGATTCTACTTGCTAAGTTGCTTCTTGAAAAACCAGATATTCTTCTACTAGATGAACCGACCAATTACCTTGATGAACAGCATATTGAATGGTTAAAACGGTACTTACAAGCTTACGAAAATGCCTTTATTTTAATATCTCATGACATTCCATTTTTAAATAGTGTCATTAATTTAATTTATCATATGGAAAATCAAGAATTAAACCGTTATGTAGGTGACTATAATAATTTTCTGAAAGTGTATGAAATGAAAAAGCAGCAATTAGAGGCGGCCTTTAAAAAGCAACAACAAGAAATAGCCGAATTAAAGGATTTTGTTGCGAGAAATAAGGCAAGAGTGTCCACTAGAAATATGGCGATGTCACGTCAAAAGAAACTGGATAAAATGGACATCATTGAATTAGCTGCTGAGAAGCCGAAACCAGAGTTCCATTTCAAAGAAGCAAGAACGAGTGGAAAAATTATTTTTGAAACGCAGGATTTAGTTATCGGTTATAATGAGCCACTCTCTAAATCCTTGAACTTACGTATGGAACGTGGACAAAAGATTGCGCTTGTAGGAGCGAATGGGATTGGAAAAACTACTTTATTAAAAAGTATTCTAGGGGAAATTCAACCAATTTCCGGCAGTGTCCAAAGAGGGGATTATCTTCATACTGGCTATTTTGAACAGGAAATGAAACAAAGAAATTACAACACATGCATTGATGAAGTTTGGAATGAGTTCCCTTCCTTCACTCAATACGAAGTTCGCGCTACACTCGCAAAATGTGGTCTGACGACGAAACATATTGAAAGTAAAGTAGAAGTATTAAGTGGGGGAGAAAAGGCAAAAGTGCGCCTTTGTAAACTAATCAATATGGAAACAAATCTCCTCGTATTAGATGAACCAACGAACCATCTGGATATAGAGGCAAAAGAAGAACTAAAACGAGCACTGCAAGCTTATAAAGGCTCGATTCTTCTTATTTGCCATGAACCAGATTTTTATCAAGACCTTGTGACAGATGTATGGAATTGTGAATCATGGACAACGAAAGTTTTCTAA
- the lepB gene encoding signal peptidase I: MSNSRNEIFSWVKSIGIALLIVMIVRHFIFVPQVVKGESMMPTLQDGNKVIVSKISEIERFDQIVFHAPDKEANYVKRVIGLPGDQIEMVDDTLYINGKAYKEPYLQEYKKDLLPYQKFTGNFDAVTVPNGHLFVMGDNRLKSKDSRHFGAITESAVIGKVTLRFWPLNEVNVTK, from the coding sequence ATGTCAAATAGTCGTAATGAGATATTTTCTTGGGTGAAGTCAATCGGGATTGCTCTTCTCATTGTTATGATTGTACGGCATTTCATTTTTGTTCCTCAAGTTGTAAAAGGGGAGTCAATGATGCCCACCTTACAAGATGGCAACAAAGTGATTGTGAGCAAAATAAGTGAAATTGAACGATTTGATCAGATTGTTTTTCATGCACCAGATAAAGAAGCAAATTACGTCAAAAGGGTTATCGGACTTCCAGGAGATCAGATTGAAATGGTGGATGATACATTATACATTAATGGAAAAGCATACAAGGAACCGTATTTGCAAGAATATAAAAAAGATCTATTACCTTATCAAAAATTTACTGGCAATTTTGATGCTGTAACGGTTCCAAATGGTCATTTATTCGTCATGGGAGATAATCGGCTAAAAAGTAAAGATAGCCGACATTTTGGGGCCATTACAGAATCGGCTGTCATCGGAAAAGTGACACTTCGTTTCTGGCCCCTAAATGAAGTGAACGTAACGAAATAG
- a CDS encoding NAD(P)-binding protein, giving the protein MYPYYPIMINLQEKKVVVVGGGKVAERKVLHLIESHADVTVVSPNMTKTLRVMSEQHQITWLRKYFEEDDLRDAVLVFAATNDSEINEKVRKSAQPQQFVNVVDQPKKSDFHVPSMVRKGRLNIAISTTGASPILAKIIKKDLESKYGEEYEEYLDFLYEARQQIILEVKDSAMKRQLLSAIASPEFLESDQRNERLRQLLNHELEK; this is encoded by the coding sequence ATGTATCCATATTATCCGATTATGATCAATTTGCAGGAGAAGAAAGTGGTCGTCGTTGGCGGTGGCAAAGTGGCGGAACGAAAGGTGTTACATTTAATTGAATCTCATGCAGATGTGACTGTTGTTAGTCCAAATATGACAAAAACTTTAAGGGTGATGTCGGAACAACATCAGATAACTTGGTTACGAAAGTATTTTGAAGAAGATGACTTACGTGATGCTGTCCTCGTATTTGCGGCGACAAATGACAGCGAAATCAATGAAAAAGTTAGAAAAAGTGCACAGCCTCAACAATTCGTGAATGTCGTAGATCAACCGAAGAAATCGGATTTTCACGTACCGTCCATGGTACGAAAGGGACGACTAAATATTGCGATTTCAACGACGGGGGCAAGTCCTATTCTAGCCAAGATTATAAAAAAAGATCTTGAATCTAAGTATGGCGAGGAATATGAAGAGTATCTCGATTTTTTATATGAAGCACGACAACAAATTATTCTTGAAGTAAAGGATTCTGCGATGAAGAGACAGTTATTGTCCGCCATTGCCAGTCCGGAATTCCTCGAAAGTGATCAACGGAATGAAAGACTTCGACAACTTTTAAATCATGAATTAGAGAAATAA
- a CDS encoding peroxiredoxin has translation MNSKQFELKPSIGNSFPEMTVQTTFGNKTLPVDYAGKWFILFSHPGDFTPVCTTEFVAFQQLYPDFQKLQTELIGLSVDQVQSHLKWTEWIQQHLGVQITFPIIADPLGRVAQKLGMIQNEKQTTTVRGVYIVDDQGIIRAIFFYPAEIGRNLNEIYRTLYALQTSDIHQVALPADWPKNSLIGKKGIIPPAATEQQMNDRIQQAQAGEIECFDWWFCYKDIGK, from the coding sequence ATGAATTCTAAGCAATTTGAACTAAAACCATCTATTGGCAATTCTTTTCCTGAAATGACAGTTCAAACAACCTTTGGAAATAAAACTCTCCCTGTTGATTATGCAGGAAAATGGTTTATTTTATTTAGCCATCCAGGAGATTTTACACCTGTCTGTACAACCGAATTTGTTGCCTTTCAACAATTATATCCCGATTTCCAAAAACTTCAAACAGAATTAATAGGCCTATCGGTTGACCAAGTCCAATCCCATCTAAAATGGACGGAATGGATTCAACAACATTTAGGAGTACAGATCACCTTTCCAATCATTGCGGATCCTCTAGGTAGGGTTGCCCAAAAGTTAGGAATGATCCAGAATGAAAAACAAACGACTACTGTCCGTGGGGTTTATATTGTGGATGATCAAGGAATCATTCGGGCGATCTTCTTCTATCCTGCTGAAATTGGAAGAAACTTAAACGAAATCTATAGAACCCTCTATGCCTTACAAACATCAGATATTCATCAAGTAGCATTACCGGCCGACTGGCCAAAAAATAGCCTCATCGGCAAAAAGGGGATCATCCCGCCAGCAGCTACTGAACAGCAAATGAATGATCGCATCCAACAGGCTCAAGCTGGGGAGATTGAATGTTTTGATTGGTGGTTTTGTTATAAAGATATTGGAAAATAA
- a CDS encoding DedA family protein: MEQFVYLISTFGYIGITVALIGGIVGLPIPDEMLLTFAGYQVSQENMSYLPTILCAIFGSMAGITISFMIGIKLGLPFLEKFGPKFHITEKRISLTQKYFAKWGPYLLLVCYFIPGIRHIAAYIAAINRYPYRKFAIFAYIGAVVWSITFVHLGKVLGHNWENVQLYLSKFSYYLIILFIAICIFGYVYWKKRR; the protein is encoded by the coding sequence ATGGAACAATTTGTCTATTTAATATCGACATTTGGTTATATTGGCATTACGGTCGCTCTAATTGGGGGAATTGTCGGGCTCCCAATTCCTGATGAAATGCTTCTCACTTTTGCAGGATATCAAGTTTCTCAGGAAAATATGTCGTACTTGCCAACGATCCTCTGCGCCATTTTTGGTTCGATGGCTGGAATTACGATCAGCTTTATGATCGGTATTAAATTAGGACTCCCTTTTTTGGAGAAATTCGGACCAAAATTTCATATCACGGAAAAAAGAATTAGCTTGACGCAAAAATATTTTGCTAAATGGGGACCTTACTTATTATTAGTGTGCTATTTTATCCCTGGAATCAGACATATCGCCGCTTATATCGCAGCCATTAATCGTTATCCATACAGGAAATTTGCCATTTTTGCTTATATTGGAGCTGTTGTTTGGAGCATTACCTTTGTTCATTTAGGAAAAGTACTCGGTCATAATTGGGAAAATGTACAGTTGTATTTGTCGAAATTCAGCTACTACCTGATTATTCTCTTTATAGCCATTTGTATTTTTGGGTATGTTTATTGGAAAAAAAGACGGTGA